One Curtobacterium sp. MCLR17_007 DNA window includes the following coding sequences:
- a CDS encoding sugar phosphate isomerase/epimerase family protein gives MKFSVFTASTPDWTPSQAAATLAAQGWDGIEWRVVDDRPADGTTVPAERAFWAGNRSTWQFTGIQDQVGEIARITDDAGLAYSGIGGYQQASNRDGVETMLRVTSELGARQVRVSMPVYRQERERTGESYPQLFDRTRADLEWAVARATELGVKALVELHHMTITPSASAALRLVDGLDPEHVGVIHDLGNLVIEGREDHLAAFELLGPYLAHVHVKNARWVDTGDTRADGSSVWQHEWAPLRSGQASVAEYFDDLRAFGYDGWVTIEDFSTDLPLEARTADNLAFLRSLVPVSA, from the coding sequence ATGAAGTTCTCCGTGTTCACCGCGTCCACCCCCGACTGGACCCCGTCGCAGGCGGCAGCGACGCTCGCGGCCCAGGGCTGGGACGGCATCGAGTGGCGGGTCGTCGACGACCGCCCGGCCGACGGCACCACGGTGCCGGCAGAGCGCGCCTTCTGGGCGGGCAACCGGTCGACCTGGCAGTTCACGGGGATCCAGGACCAGGTCGGCGAGATCGCGCGGATCACCGACGACGCCGGCTTGGCGTACTCGGGCATCGGCGGCTACCAGCAGGCGTCGAACCGCGACGGCGTCGAGACCATGCTGCGCGTCACCAGCGAGCTCGGCGCCCGGCAGGTCCGCGTCAGCATGCCGGTCTACCGGCAGGAGCGGGAGCGCACCGGTGAGTCCTACCCGCAGCTCTTCGACCGAACCCGTGCCGACCTCGAGTGGGCGGTGGCCCGTGCGACCGAACTCGGCGTGAAGGCCCTCGTCGAGCTGCACCACATGACGATCACCCCGTCGGCCTCGGCCGCGCTCCGGCTCGTCGACGGGCTCGACCCGGAGCACGTGGGCGTCATCCACGACCTCGGCAACCTGGTGATCGAGGGACGCGAAGACCACCTGGCCGCGTTCGAGCTGCTCGGGCCGTACCTGGCGCACGTGCACGTGAAGAACGCCCGGTGGGTCGACACCGGCGACACCCGGGCCGACGGCAGCAGCGTCTGGCAGCACGAGTGGGCGCCGCTCCGCTCCGGCCAGGCATCGGTGGCCGAGTACTTCGACGACCTCCGCGCGTTCGGGTACGACGGCTGGGTCACCATCGAGGACTTCTCCACGGACCTGCCGCTCGAAGCGCGCACCGCCGACAACCTGGCGTTCCTGCGGTCGCTCGTGCCGGTGTCGGCATGA